The Chitinophaga pinensis DSM 2588 region TTAAAGGAAAGTCTTGTTACACCGAGCAGTCCGGAGCTGTATTTCGCGATGGCACGTGGCTATCAGAAAAACGGATTTGATGCAACGGCCATGGAAATGACTAAATGGTTTGATACCAACTATCATTACCTGGTACCTGAATTTGATGCTTCACAGGAATTCAGTCTGCTGTACAATAAATGCCTGGAAGAATTCAAAGAAGCACAGGCGATCGGCATCCATACCAAACCTGTATTGGTAGGTCCTGTCAGCTTCCTGCTCCTGGGAAAAATAAAAGAGGAATCCTTACAGCTGCCAGCCTTGCTGGATAAACTATTACCGGTATACATCCAAGTATTACAATCACTTTACCAGGCAGGCGCTACCTGGATACAGATAGATGAACCTACCCTTGTACTGGACCTGACACCGGCACAACAGGACCTCTTCCTGCAGGCATATGCGAAGATCAGAAAAGCAGTTCCTGCACTGAAACTTCTGCTGACTACCTACTTTGGCGGATTACAGGATAATACAGCCCTGACCACACAGTTGCCGGTAGATGCTTTACATATAGACCTGGTCAGAGCGCCGGAACAACTGGATACTTTACTGGCGGCTTTACCTGCCGGTTTACAACTTTCTGTAGGTGTTGTGAATGGTCGTAACATATGGAAAAACAACTACGATACGTCCCTCCTGCTGATTAATAAGGCGATTGCAGCCCTTGGAAGAGAACGAGTACTCATAGCGACTTCCTGTTCACTGCTGCATACACCTTATGATCTTGAACTGGAAACAGACGAATCCGTACTTACACCACAGATCAAAAACTGGATGGCTTTTGCAAAACAGAAAGTGTATGAAGTGATCGCGTTGAAAGATATTCTGAATGGTCATGATGAATTGCTGCTGCAAACAAACCAGCACACCATGCAGGAAAGAGCAACAGCTGCTATTATTCATAAACCAGCTGTTAAAGCGCGCCTGGCAGCCCTGACGCCTGCAGATGCAGCACGTAAAAGCATATTCACTGCCCGTCAGAAAGCACAGGAAGAAGTATTGCAATTGCCGCTGTTTCCTACAACGACAATCGGCTCTTTTCCGCAAACAGAAGATATCAGAAAGCTACGCGCCGATCTGAAAAAAGGAGATATTACAAAAGAAGGATACGATACAGCTATTCGTAAAGCCATACAGGATTCTGTACAGTTACAGGAAAGCCTGCGCATAGACGTACTGGTACATGGAGAGTTTGAGCGTAATGACATGGTGGAATACTTTGGTGAGCAACTGGAAGGATTTGTATTCACAAAAAACGGCTGGGTACAGAGCTATGGTTCCCGATGCGTAAAACCACCGGTGATATATGGCGATGTGCAACGTAGTACACCGATGACAGTTGAATGGAGCAGTTATGCACAATCGCTGACAAACAAACCGATGAAAGGAATGCTGACAGGCCCTGTTACCATTCTTCAATGGTCTTTTGTAAGAGATGATCAGCCACGTGCTGAAACCACATTACAGATAGCATTGGCTATCCGGGATGAAGTGGTGGATCTTGAACAGGCAGGCATCCGGGTAATACAGGTGGACGAACCTGCTATCAGAGAAGGGCTTCCATTACGTCAGGCGGACTGGCAATCTTACCTGGACTGGGCTGTAAAAGCCTTCCGTGTATCAGTTTCCGGCGTGGAAGATGCCACACAGATACATACGCACATGTGTTATTCAGAATTCAATGATATTATCAGCAATATTGCTGCAATGGACGCAGATGTGATCACCATAGAAACATCGCGTTCACAGATGGAATTGCTGGAAGTATTCTCCACTTTCCATTATCCGTATGAGATCGGACCAGGCGTATATGATATTCACTCACCACGCGTGCCTACCGTAGCTGAAATGACAGAACTGCTGGAAAAGGCTATACAGTTGTTGCCGGCACGGAATATATGGGTGAATCCGGACTGCGGACTTAAAACCCGTAAATGGCCGGAAACAGAGCAGGCATTACGCAACATGGTAGCTGCCGCCCGCAACATGCGTGTAGCGGTTCAGACAATGGTATAAACATTACCAGATAACCATTTATCCATTATTCAAACCAATGAAGTGCGGCAGGATTTCCTGCTGCACTTTTGTATTATCTGCAAGATGCACATAGCCAGCACTTTAGGAATCTATTCCTGTTTACTAGATTATGATTCGTAACTTTAACGCATGGCTTGTCATGAAACCATTACCTGCCCACGCTGCAATGCAGCTTTTGAGTGCCGCGTTGGTTCTATCCTTCGCTGCCAGTGCCAGCAGGTAACGCTGACAGAAGAAGAGCGTGCCTTTATAGGCGAAGCTTATTCCGGATGTTTATGTGCCGGATGTTTGAATGACATGAAAAAGAGTTACAGGCAAACCCGCTTTAAGGAACGCCTGCTGCAATTATTCTCCCTGCGGTTTAAAAGATAAATTAGTAGAACAACGATATGGCATACGAAAAACAGATAGCCGAATCCGTTACACGGATATTCAAAGCGGTATTTCCTAACACAGTGAACCATTATGATACTTTATTTGGCGGTACAGCGATGCAGCTTATGGATGAAGCAGCATTTATAACAGCGACCCGTTTCAGCCGTATGCGTATGGTCACCGTGTCAAGTGACAAGATAGATTTTAAAATGGCGATCCCTCATGGTACGATCATAGAATTAGTAGGAACAGTCGTACATGTAGGTACTACCAGTCTGAAAGTAGAGGTGGATATTTTCGTGGAGCAGATGTACAATACACACCGGGAAAAGGCCATTTCAGGCTCCTTTACTTTTGTTGCGATCGATGATCAGAAACGTCCGACAAAGATTGTACTGACACATGAATAATGTGCTATTATCGCATGACATTAAAAGCAGAAGGCTGATTACCTCTTGGATAATCAGCCTTCTGCTTTAATAATTTAACTTCCCTTCTGAACGACTACTTGATCTCAACCAGTTCGATATCGAAGATCAGGGCTTCACCAGCCAGGGGATGGTTAGCATCCAGTGTAATAGAAGTATCGCCGATAGCAGCAACCTTAACAGGGAATACCTGACCCTGTGGGTTACTCATCTGCAGATCCATACCTACCTGTGGGTTCAGATCAGATGGAATGTTTTCCTTTGGAAATTCCATGATCAACTCATCATTTTTAGGACCATATGCTTCTTCAACTGGGATATTCAAGGTTCTTTTTTCACCAATAGTCATGTCAACAACACCATTGTCGAAGCCTTTAATAACCATACCGGCGCCAACCTTAAATTCCAGCGGGTCTCTGCCTTCGGACGAATCAAAAGTTGTTCCGTTGGTCAGGCGGCCATGATAATGCACACGCACCGTATCTCCGTTTTTAACTGCTTGCATAATAATTTAATTAAAAGTGTTATTGGATAATTACCGCAAGGTAAGAAATTAGTAAATAGGTATTCAATTTAACATTATTCCTCTAAACTACCAATCGTTAATATCTTGCCTGATTTAAACTATTTTTACGGCCTGTATCAGGTCGTCTCAGCGCTTTTTTACTGTTGTGCTACCTTACAAAAACAAATGAAATACAAACTCAGTGCATCGGAAACAGGCGAAGCCGCGCACCTGCACTGACACCATTTTAAAACCATCAGGAAGAAATACTTATTATATGCAGAGTGAGTTAAAGGACCAACAAAATATGAGGATCATTTTTATGGGCACCCCTGATTTCGCAGTGGCTTCGCTCGACATACTGGTGCAAAACGGCTATAACGTGGTGGCTGTGATCACAGCGCCCGATAAACCTGCCGGAAGAGGCTTACAATTACAGCAGAGTGCTGTTAAACAATATGCAGTGTCCAGGAACATTCCGGTATTGCAACCGGAGAAACTGAAGAATCCGGATTTCCTGACGGAATTAAGGGCTTTAAAAGCCGATCTGCAGGTAGTGGTGGCTTTCCGTATGTTACCTGAAGTAGTATGGGATATGCCGCCTTTAGGCACGATCAACGTACATGCTTCGTTGTTGCCTAACTACAGAGGCGCAGCCCCTATCAACTGGGCCATCATCAACGGAGAGAAAGAATCGGGGGTAACCACCTTCAAACTCCAGCATGAAATCGATACAGGCGATATCCTGTTTAGCCAGTCTGTAGTAATCAGAGATGATGAAACTGCCGGTGAACTCCATGACGACCTGATGGCAACGGGCGCAGGTCTGCTGTTAAAAACAGTACAGGCACTGGGTTCCGGCACAGCAGCCGGTACACCACAGGCGCATATCAAAGCGGAAGAAATCAAACATGCACCAAAGATCTTTAAAGAAGATTGTCAGATAAAATGGGAACAACCTGTCGAACAGATCTACAATCTTGTACGTGGTATGAGCCCCTATCCTACTGCATGGACTATGCTTGCCGGAAAGAGCGTAAAGATATTCAAAGCGACCAGGGAACATGCACAGCCTTCTGTTGCCCCGGGTGAAGCAATCAGCGACAACAAAACCTATCTGAAAATAGCGGCGCCGGATGGCTATCTATCCCTACAGGAGATACAGATGGAAGGTAAAAAGCGGATGGATATAGAGGCATTCCTGAGAGGAAACAAGGTCAATTAGGAATTAGGAATTAGGAATTAGGAATCTATAGTGTCCGGTAAAAATATGGGATTAAGTCATAAAAAAAGGAGGCCGAGGCCTCCTTTTTCAGTAAGTTTAAGTTACCACACTAGAACTTACTTATGAGCAAAAGTAAATTTTTTTCCGGACAGCCGATTTTTAATCAACTACTTTCTTTTATACCAACCACGTTGATAGATAAAGTCTGTAGAGAGACAAACGCAGATTACTATTATAAGCATTTTAAGGCTTTTGACCATTTGGTAACAATGCTATTTAGTAGTTTTCATCAGTGTACTTCATTACGAGAGCTTCATACAGGATTGTTAGCCAACCAGCATCGGCTTCACCATTTGGGCATTAAACATACCCCGCGTCGAAGCACTATTTCCGATGCTAACAGGACGCGTCCGGTGGCGTTTTTTGAAAAGCTCTATCATCGTCTATATAACCATCATTATCAAGCGTTTTCCCCGGACAGCCGAAAGAGAAAATCGTTGGTTGACCGGTTATTCATAGTGGACTCGACGACGGTCAGCCTATTTTCTAATGTAATGAAGGGGGCAGGTGTAATTAGAATGGACGGCAGAAAGAAGGGAGGAATAAAGGCGCACGTATTGATGACGGCCAAAACAGAACTACCAAGCTTTACTATTCTGACGGAAGCTGCCAAAAATGATAGAATCATTATGCCACAGTTAGAGCTCTTGCCAGGTTCTATAATAGCCATGGATAGAGCTTATGTGAACTATAAACTCATGAAGGAATGGACTGAAAAAGAGATCACGTGGGTAACTCGTGTAACCAAGAGTATGAAAATAAAATTATTGACACGAAACAGATTAAAAATACTCCATAAAAGAAAAGGTATCTTAAAAGATTGGGTTATTCAACTAGGTAACCCTCTAACAGAGGAGAAAAGTCCTGTACAGACGGCGCGTGTAATCAGCATTTACGATAGAAATACAAAAAAGAAAATACATCTGTTAACAAACAATTTTACTTATACGCCGACAACGATCAGGAAATTGTATCAAAAGCGATGGGCAATCGAAATGCTTTTTAAAAGAATTAAGCAGAACTCTCAATTAAACAATTTTTTAGGTGAAAACAAGAATGCTATAAGTATACAGCTCTGGTGCACGCTAATAAAGGATTTACTGACAAAGATCGTAAAAGACAAGCTGACAGAGAAAGGGAGTAAAAAATGGTCTTTTAGTAACCTAACTGGCTTTCTAAGGTTACATCTTTACACTTATATCCACCTAATGAATTTTCTGGCAGAACCCGAGTATGCACTTTTACAGCATAATAAGGGGCCAGATCAGATAAACCTGCAATTGAAATTATTCTCCTTTTAAAAAAAGAGGGGGGGCTTGCTTTTATAATAGCAGTAAGCCCCTCCCATCTATATTGAGTTTGAAAGGAATAAAGGGGTAATCCCAATTTTAACCGGACACTATAGAATTAGGAATTAGGAATTAGGAATGCAGCGGAGATCGAAATCGAGATTGATTAGTTGAATATATAAAAGATAAAGGCGTCCAGGATGAATGGACGCCTTTATCTTTTATATGTTTAGAGATAGTCAGAATAGTATGGTCTATGGGAGACCTGTCTATCTAAATTACTAATTCTTAATTCCTAATTCTTAATTCCTAATTCCTAATTATTTCTTCTATTCTTCGTAGTTCAGCTGGCAGTAGAATTTCGCCTCGTTTGTACCCAGTGCTTCCAAAGCAGAATCACTAAGTTTAATGATCAGGCCTTCATTCTGCTTGATCTGTGGAATGGCTTCCAGTACTTTAGCATAGATGAACTTACCATTCAGCGGATTGGTCACTTTAATAATCGTACCTCTTGGCGCTGTATTGTGCAAGGCATAATATTTACCGGGGCTGGCGTTACTCTTGAACCATCCGCCCGGGCCTTTTTCAGCAGTCACACTCTTCCCATTGCTTGTCTGCTGGTTATACAGCTGCTCGAAAGAAGATCCTGCACTGGCTGCCGGAGCTGGTTTAGTAGCACCGCTATTGGTAGCAGGAGCCGGCGTTGGTGTGGTAGTAGCTGGTTCTGGCGGCGCCTGCTGATCTGGTTTTGCTACCGGAGGAGCGGGCGTAGTACCTGCCGCAGGCGTAGTCGCTACCGGCGTTGATGGCGCTGGTGTGGACGGCGTCGGCGTTGGTGTCGTAGCTGGTGGTGTGCTTACCGGATGGGTAGCAGGAGCTGGTGTAGTGGATGGATTGCTGGCTACCGGTGCAGAAGCAGGAATACCTGTTCCTTTCAGATAACCGACGATAACGAATCCATCTTTCTGTAAACCATCACCTGTCATATTGTTCCAGCGACGGATATTATCCAGTGATACCTTGTTATGGTTCACACTGAGACGGTACAGGGTTTCTTTTTCCTCTACCTTATGATACACAGGTGTTCCGCCTGCATCTGTTTTCTGTGAAAAATTGGTGTTGTTTAAGGGGATCTTTACAGATTGTCCCAGCTGCAAACCTTGTTCAGCTGAGATATTGTTTTCGCTTGCAATCTCTTTCGGAGACAAACTGTAGGACCTGCCCAGGCTGTAAAGAGTTTCTCCTTTCTTTACAGTGTGCAGTACATACAGATCGGGAGAGGTACCCTGTACCTGGACCCTGTCCTGTGCCTGTACTCCACCGGCAACACATAATACAAGTCCCGCAATTGTCATGAACGTTTTTACCATTACTACGCTGTTTATACCTTTCAGGTAACTAAATTAAAAATTTTTGCCTACACTTCTTTCAGAATACGGAGTTCTTTAGGATAGTAATTGTTGATACGGTTTGGTAATATTTTCGCCCATCCGAGCGCCATCCCTTCATACTTCATCAGCGCCCAGCCTTTCACATCTGTAGTTACCTCAGGGTCTTCTTTTCTCAGATAGCGCAAAGACTGCTCACGGGTCAACGTCACTTGTGGGATTGTATCCCTGATCATATTGCTCATTGCCAGCTGATGATCAGGAATCAGCTCTTTCGCTGCCAGCTGACCTGCTTTTACGCCAGCTTTCCGCAAATATAAGTGCTGTTGTAGTAAAGAAACAACAGACGCCATATTTTCCGGAAATATTAATACCTCTCCCTGATGGTCCATCATAAAGAGGTTGTCCGTATTTTTCAACCATTGTGCGACTTTCTCCTGTTCTTTCTTTGCAACCGGTGTAATGCTATCCCGTTGTTTCTTAGTGGAATACTCGTCACCGGAGGTCTTGCGGAAACAGGTGATAAAGAAGCCTTCACCTTTTACTTTGTCAGGGTAAAAACGATATCCTTCTCCCTGTTGTGGTCCTGCTGTGGTCTTCACAATATGCCAGTCTTCACTGACTGGTATCGCGATATTCTCTACTGAAAAGTTATCCTGTATCCATTCCATGATCTCCTCGTCTTCCTGACGGGAATAAGAGCAGGTAGCATAGATCAGTATCCCGTTCTCTTTTAACGTATTCCACACG contains the following coding sequences:
- a CDS encoding methyltransferase RsmF C-terminal domain-like protein codes for the protein MDFLPKKFTDTLSGLPGMDLAAFLRIHEAGEKITSLRINPNKLQDEQAVQKVLQSLTETTVSRVPWSQYGYYLPVRPSFTFDPFFHAGAYYVQEASSMFVEQVMRHVCDLDAPLKVLDLCAAPGGKSTLLQSIISADSVLVSNEVIKSRAALLGDNISKWGAANVVVTNNDPRDFGRLPGYFDVMVVDAPCSGSGLFRREPEAVEEWSPENVMLCSQRQQRILADVWNTLKENGILIYATCSYSRQEDEEIMEWIQDNFSVENIAIPVSEDWHIVKTTAGPQQGEGYRFYPDKVKGEGFFITCFRKTSGDEYSTKKQRDSITPVAKKEQEKVAQWLKNTDNLFMMDHQGEVLIFPENMASVVSLLQQHLYLRKAGVKAGQLAAKELIPDHQLAMSNMIRDTIPQVTLTREQSLRYLRKEDPEVTTDVKGWALMKYEGMALGWAKILPNRINNYYPKELRILKEV
- a CDS encoding cysteine-rich CWC family protein, translated to MACHETITCPRCNAAFECRVGSILRCQCQQVTLTEEERAFIGEAYSGCLCAGCLNDMKKSYRQTRFKERLLQLFSLRFKR
- a CDS encoding acyl-CoA thioesterase; the encoded protein is MAYEKQIAESVTRIFKAVFPNTVNHYDTLFGGTAMQLMDEAAFITATRFSRMRMVTVSSDKIDFKMAIPHGTIIELVGTVVHVGTTSLKVEVDIFVEQMYNTHREKAISGSFTFVAIDDQKRPTKIVLTHE
- the fmt gene encoding methionyl-tRNA formyltransferase is translated as MQSELKDQQNMRIIFMGTPDFAVASLDILVQNGYNVVAVITAPDKPAGRGLQLQQSAVKQYAVSRNIPVLQPEKLKNPDFLTELRALKADLQVVVAFRMLPEVVWDMPPLGTINVHASLLPNYRGAAPINWAIINGEKESGVTTFKLQHEIDTGDILFSQSVVIRDDETAGELHDDLMATGAGLLLKTVQALGSGTAAGTPQAHIKAEEIKHAPKIFKEDCQIKWEQPVEQIYNLVRGMSPYPTAWTMLAGKSVKIFKATREHAQPSVAPGEAISDNKTYLKIAAPDGYLSLQEIQMEGKKRMDIEAFLRGNKVN
- a CDS encoding IS4 family transposase → MSKSKFFSGQPIFNQLLSFIPTTLIDKVCRETNADYYYKHFKAFDHLVTMLFSSFHQCTSLRELHTGLLANQHRLHHLGIKHTPRRSTISDANRTRPVAFFEKLYHRLYNHHYQAFSPDSRKRKSLVDRLFIVDSTTVSLFSNVMKGAGVIRMDGRKKGGIKAHVLMTAKTELPSFTILTEAAKNDRIIMPQLELLPGSIIAMDRAYVNYKLMKEWTEKEITWVTRVTKSMKIKLLTRNRLKILHKRKGILKDWVIQLGNPLTEEKSPVQTARVISIYDRNTKKKIHLLTNNFTYTPTTIRKLYQKRWAIEMLFKRIKQNSQLNNFLGENKNAISIQLWCTLIKDLLTKIVKDKLTEKGSKKWSFSNLTGFLRLHLYTYIHLMNFLAEPEYALLQHNKGPDQINLQLKLFSF
- a CDS encoding peptidylprolyl isomerase; this translates as MQAVKNGDTVRVHYHGRLTNGTTFDSSEGRDPLEFKVGAGMVIKGFDNGVVDMTIGEKRTLNIPVEEAYGPKNDELIMEFPKENIPSDLNPQVGMDLQMSNPQGQVFPVKVAAIGDTSITLDANHPLAGEALIFDIELVEIK
- a CDS encoding LysM peptidoglycan-binding domain-containing protein, with amino-acid sequence MVKTFMTIAGLVLCVAGGVQAQDRVQVQGTSPDLYVLHTVKKGETLYSLGRSYSLSPKEIASENNISAEQGLQLGQSVKIPLNNTNFSQKTDAGGTPVYHKVEEKETLYRLSVNHNKVSLDNIRRWNNMTGDGLQKDGFVIVGYLKGTGIPASAPVASNPSTTPAPATHPVSTPPATTPTPTPSTPAPSTPVATTPAAGTTPAPPVAKPDQQAPPEPATTTPTPAPATNSGATKPAPAASAGSSFEQLYNQQTSNGKSVTAEKGPGGWFKSNASPGKYYALHNTAPRGTIIKVTNPLNGKFIYAKVLEAIPQIKQNEGLIIKLSDSALEALGTNEAKFYCQLNYEE
- the metE gene encoding 5-methyltetrahydropteroyltriglutamate--homocysteine S-methyltransferase encodes the protein MQTNILGYPRIGSNRELKKANEAYWTGKISLEKLQLTARQLRRQNWETLHQAGIDLIPSNDFSYYDQILDMCIMTGAIPARFQALKESLVTPSSPELYFAMARGYQKNGFDATAMEMTKWFDTNYHYLVPEFDASQEFSLLYNKCLEEFKEAQAIGIHTKPVLVGPVSFLLLGKIKEESLQLPALLDKLLPVYIQVLQSLYQAGATWIQIDEPTLVLDLTPAQQDLFLQAYAKIRKAVPALKLLLTTYFGGLQDNTALTTQLPVDALHIDLVRAPEQLDTLLAALPAGLQLSVGVVNGRNIWKNNYDTSLLLINKAIAALGRERVLIATSCSLLHTPYDLELETDESVLTPQIKNWMAFAKQKVYEVIALKDILNGHDELLLQTNQHTMQERATAAIIHKPAVKARLAALTPADAARKSIFTARQKAQEEVLQLPLFPTTTIGSFPQTEDIRKLRADLKKGDITKEGYDTAIRKAIQDSVQLQESLRIDVLVHGEFERNDMVEYFGEQLEGFVFTKNGWVQSYGSRCVKPPVIYGDVQRSTPMTVEWSSYAQSLTNKPMKGMLTGPVTILQWSFVRDDQPRAETTLQIALAIRDEVVDLEQAGIRVIQVDEPAIREGLPLRQADWQSYLDWAVKAFRVSVSGVEDATQIHTHMCYSEFNDIISNIAAMDADVITIETSRSQMELLEVFSTFHYPYEIGPGVYDIHSPRVPTVAEMTELLEKAIQLLPARNIWVNPDCGLKTRKWPETEQALRNMVAAARNMRVAVQTMV